A part of Penaeus vannamei isolate JL-2024 chromosome 1, ASM4276789v1, whole genome shotgun sequence genomic DNA contains:
- the LOC138863006 gene encoding fibrous sheath CABYR-binding protein-like, with protein MGGNFYTQYHNYSDPREGLTLEERAPSYSDPREGLTLEEKAPSYSDPREGLTLEEKAPSYSDPREGLTLEERAPSYSDPREGLTLEEKAPSYSDPREGLTLEERAPSYSDPRDGLTLEERAPSYSDPRDGLTLEEKAPSYSDPREERAPSYSDPREGLTLEERAPSYSDPRDGLTLEERAPSYSDPRDGLTLEEKAPSYSDPREGLTLEEKAPSYSDPREGLTLEERAPSYSDPRDGLTLEEKAPSYSDPREGLTLEEKAPSYSDPREGLTLEERAPSYSDPRDGLTLEEKAPSYSDPRDGLTLEERAPSYSDPQRAPSYSDPREGLTLEERAPSYSDPRDGLTLEERAPSYSDPRDGLTLEEKAPSYSDPRDGLTLEERAPSYSDPQRAPSYSDPREGLTLEEKAPSYSDPRDGLTLEERAPSYSDPQRAPSYSDPREGLTLEEKAPSYSDPRDGLTLEERAPSYSDPQRAPSYSDPRDGLTLEEKAPSYSDPREGLTLEERAPSYSDPRDGLTLEERAPSYSDPRDGLTLEEKAPSYSDPREGLTLEEKAPSYSDPREGLTLEERAPSYSDPRDGLTLEEKAPSYSDPREGLTLEEKAPSYSDPREGLTLEERAPSYSDPRDGLTLEEKAPSYSDPREGLTLEEKAPSYSDPRDGLTLEERAPSYSDPQRAPSYSDPREGLTLEEKAPSYSDPRDGLTLEEKAPSYSDPQRAPSYSDPREGLTLEEKAPSYSDPREGLTLEEKAPSYSDPPQNHPTFSEIIPIMMDPPISEDPPSLTEVMGAISKLKSGKAAGICGIPAELLKAGWEPMGKGDRWDCSNHRSITLLSIPGQVLVHIRLRRIRDHLLRHQRLEQSGFIPAVKRNPLVEVTESFTYLGSVEDTSLGAMSYLSFEDLGLLSQETEEADETSMLVDEDLVSQRFEELDAQMLPVSEV; from the exons ATGGGAGGAAACTTCTACACCCAATATCACAA ctacagcgacccacgtgaaggcctaactctcgaagaaagggcacctagctacagcgacccacgtgaggGCCTAACTCTCGAGGAaaaggcacctagctacagcgacccacgtgaggGCCTAACTCTCGAGGAaaaggcacctagctacagcgacccacgcgaaggcctaactctcgaagaaagggcacctagctacagcgacccacgtgaggGCCTAACTCTCGAGGAaaaggcacctagctacagcgacccacgtgagggcctaactctcgaagaaagggcacctagctacagcgacccacgtgacggcctaactctcgaagaaagggcacctagctatAGCGACCCACGTGACGGCCTAACTCTCGAGGAaaaggcacctagctacagcgacccacgcgaag aaagggcacctagctacagcgacccacgtgaagGCCTAACTCTCGAggaaagggcacctagctacagcgacccacgtgacggcctaactctcgaagaaagggcacctagctacagcgacccacgtgacggCCTGACTCTCGAAGAaaaggcacctagctacagcgacccacgtgaagGCCTAACTCTCGAGGAaaaggcacctagctacagcgacccacgtgagggactaactctcgaagaaagggcacctagctacagcgacccacgtgacggCCTGACTCTCGAAGAaaaggcacctagctacagcgacccacgtgaagGCCTAACTCTCGAGGAaaaggcacctagctacagcgacccacgtgaaggcctaactctcgaagaaagggcacctagctacagcgacccacgtgacggCCTGACTCTCGAAGAaaaggcacctagctacagcgacccacgtgacggcctaactctcgaagaaagggcacctagctacagcgacccac aaagggcacctagctacagcgacccacgtgaagGCCTAACTCTCGAggaaagggcacctagctacagcgacccacgtgacggcctaactctcgaagaaagggcacctagctacagcgacccacgtgacggCCTGACTCTCGAAGAaaaggcacctagctacagcgacccacgtgacggcctaactctcgaagaaagggcacctagctacagcgacccac aaagggcacctagctacagcgacccacgtgaggGCCTAACTCTCGAGGAaaaggcacctagctacagcgacccacgtgacggcctgactctcgaagaaagggcacctagctacagcgacccac aaagggcacctagctacagcgacccacgtgaggGCCTAACTCTCGAGGAaaaggcacctagctacagcgacccacgtgacggcctgactctcgaagaaagggcacctagctacagcgacccac aaagggcacctagctacagcgacccacgtgacggCCTGACTCTCGAAGAaaaggcacctagctacagcgacccacgtgaagGCCTAACTCTCGAggaaagggcacctagctacagcgacccacgtgacggcctaactctcgaagaaagggcacctagctacagcgacccacgtgacggCCTGACTCTCGAAGAaaaggcacctagctacagcgacccacgtgaagGCCTAACTCTCGAGGAaaaggcacctagctacagcgacccacgtgagggactaactctcgaagaaagggcacctagctacagcgacccacgtgacggCCTGACTCTCGAAGAaaaggcacctagctacagcgacccacgtgaagGCCTAACTCTCGAGGAaaaggcacctagctacagcgacccacgtgaaggcctaactctcgaagaaagggcacctagctacagcgacccacgtgacggCCTGACTCTCGAAGAaaaggcacctagctacagcgacccacgtgaagGCCTAACTCTCGAGGAaaaggcacctagctacagcgacccacgtgacggcctaactctcgaagaaagggcacctagctacagcgacccac aaagggcacctagctacagcgacccacgtgaagGCCTGACTCTCGAAGAaaaggcacctagctacagcgacccacgtgacggcctaactctcgaagaaaaggcacctagctacagcgacccac aaagggcacctagctacagcgacccacgtgaagGCCTGACTCTCGAAGAaaaggcacctagctacagcgacccacgtgagggcctaactctcgaagaaaaggcacctagctacagcgacccac CACAAAACCATCCTACATTTTCCGAAATTATCCCAATTATGATGGACccgcccatcagtgaggatccaccctccctgacTGAAGTTATGGGGGCGATAtctaagctgaagagtggcaaagcagcgggtatttgcggcataccagctgaactgttaaaagctggtTGGGAACCAATG gggaagggggaccgatgggactgcagcaaccaccgaagcatcacactgctcagtataccaggccaGGTTCTTGTCCACATCcgtctgagacgtatcagagatcacctactgaggcatcagagactggagcaatctggattcattcctg cagtgAAGCGAAACCCCTtggttgaagtcacagagagctttacataccttggtagt GTAGAGGACACGAGTCTCGGAGCCATGAGCTATCTTTCGTTCGAGGACCTCGGTCTTCTTTCACAGGAGACCGAAGAGGCAGACGAGACTTCGATGCTCGTAGACGAGGACTTAGTTTCCCAGCGCTTCGAGGAGCTAGACGCGCAG ATGCTCCCCGTGAGCGAGGTATAG
- the LOC113825934 gene encoding hormonally up-regulated neu tumor-associated kinase homolog: MAKAADHAPLFEKEVAILMGLNGLGGVPRVLALCQGYPGFLMEFCIGKTFLAMLFDTTPVSTLLRGIHNLVLRVREIHQAGYAHNDLKLDNVILEEGAHSSVRARVIDLGLCTRLGEIPGFQGVPENHPHIAPELLRNGVASVESDVFSLGMMLKGVLQVHARSFPQEFELFHLAQAMTRLAPRERTPFQRCVDVLADNLVVPRQE; the protein is encoded by the coding sequence ATGGCCAAGGCAGCTGACCACGCCCCGCTGTTCGAAAAGGAGGTGGCGATCTTGATGGGTTTAAATGGCCTCGGAGGAGTGCCCAGAGTGCTGGCCTTATGCCAGGGTTACCCCGGATTCCTGATGGAGTTCTGCATCGGGAAAACCTTCCTGGCGATGCTCTTCGACACGACCCCCGTCAGCACCCTCCTGCGGGGGATACACAATCTGGTTCTAAGGGTCCGGGAGATTCACCAGGCGGGCTACGCGCACAACGATCTCAAGCTTGACAACGTCATACTTGAGGAAGGCGCCCACAGCTCGGTCCGTGCACGCGTGATCGACTTGGGTTTGTGCACGCGCTTAGGTGAGATCCCCGGCTTCCAGGGGGTGCCCGAGAACCACCCCCACATAGCCCCCGAGCTCCTGCGGAACGGCGTGGCCTCCGTCGAGTCGGATGTGTTCTCTCTCGGGATGATGCTGAAGGGAGTCCTGCAGGTGCACGCCAGGTCCTTCCCTCAGGAGTTCGAGCTGTTCCACCTGGCGCAGGCGATGACCCGCCTCGCTCCGCGCGAGCGGACGCCCTTCCAGAGGTGCGTCGACGTCCTCGCCGACAACCTCGTCGTCCCGCGCCAGGAGTGA
- the LOC138863008 gene encoding uncharacterized protein, which produces MSDSVYVPGVTLLDDLVSCGCADLLSEDSRGTVSTCNRAQRRSLVRISKRLMARTRAGQKSGQKGSRDNTPVELSVAIMPVHDVQGSHVAPDGASMQEGDDSAPLQGATPLELGALQAQLEAALHRIDTLEGQNRHLREEMRQLRTPHEPRSGASTPELSRGSVPHPQLASGPSGRPDARESCLPRPQPQARHACCHSVGQLPTTSDYSHTPHPIYLGREEVPVFKGDTPASMPLVRNQEVEAWISTIEALARPPTDDNFIRVAKARARGYAHYLLVV; this is translated from the exons ATGAGCGACAGTGTATATG TACCGGGTGTTACGTTATTAGATGACTTGGTCTCTTGTGGCTGTGCTGACTTGTTGAGCGAAGATTCTCGGGGAACAGTAAGTACTTGTAACCGCGCTCAGAGAAGGTCTCTTGTTCGTATTTCTAAGAGGCTGATGGCTAGGACGAGGGCGGGCCAGAAAAGCGGTCAGAAGGGCAGTCGCGACAATACTCCAGTTGAGCTCAGTGTCGCTATTATGCCGGTCCATGATGTGCAGGGAAGCCACGTGGCTCCCGATGGTGCGTCCATGCAGGAGGGTGATGACAGTGCCCCTCTCCAGGGTGCTACCCCATTGGAATTAGGAGCCCTTCAGGCTCAATTAGAGGCTGCCTTACATAGGATAGATACCTTAGAAGGACAGAACAGGCACCTGCGAGAAGAGATGCGGCAATTACGGACTCCGCATGAGCCTCGCTCTGGAGCATCCACTCCCGAACTTTCTCGGGGGAGCGTCCCACATCCACAGTTAGCTAGTGGGCCTTCGGGAAGGCCTGACGCCCGCGAGTCATGCCTCCCCAGGCCACAGCCTCAGGCACGTCATGCATGCTGTCATTCTGTAGGGCAATTACCCACGACCTCAGATTATAGCCACACACCTCATCCCATTTATTTGGGGCGTGAAGAGGTCCCAGTATTTAAAGGGGATACACCAGCATCAATGCCTCTGGTTCGCAATCAGGAAGTAGAGGCCTGGATTAGTACCATTGAGGCTCTAGCAAGACCTCCTACAGATGATAATTTTATTCGTGTTGCTAAAGCTAGGGCCAGGGGATATGCACACTATTTGTTGGtagtgtag